A portion of the Bactrocera neohumeralis isolate Rockhampton chromosome 2, APGP_CSIRO_Bneo_wtdbg2-racon-allhic-juicebox.fasta_v2, whole genome shotgun sequence genome contains these proteins:
- the LOC126753623 gene encoding signal transducer and transcription activator-like, giving the protein MDVNMSMSPGNGVMLPPLTDDDLMPLYTSLQNLADGIAQMRVSLLAFQNDQIIANDFFNGYQGGLEPLDIPSTGTLSLTERKNVLIMNVGNLLREYGVIQDKLIVALKVWQRKQALAGNGAPFPTNLDGIQFVVESLMDRMADITLFISNLLHFGDDPTLNEFLTHAQTLHNILIFSTFIVEKQPPQVKKKGSKLQATVRWLIGDKLGINLSNPVVKCEILSEALAKRLTIENIHMPPECNGKMTGNECQMEFDASNRSFSANFSNLIIHDNKRSEKKGSEIVADGKYALLFYTTAVYKGYAINCWALSLPMVVVVHDNQAPQGWATITWDNAFSEIEREPFKVPERVHYMKLLETLNLRFAYYTGRQLTAENLEVLHKKLVGEAVQPNEYISYSQFCKDKLPDCGFTFWDWFYGIMKLTKLYFQQIWKDGHIVGFISKFKTKEILSQQAMGTFLLRFSDSQKGGITIAYRDYCGNIIYLAPWNCANLQIRSLADSIRDLDVLKVVYPTMMPSNIAFSSSPTTLNVSATSKDGYVGHGIKVQITTPPTSNGHQTSPQLSEATVADNASMQNMQSFPIEQLENDLNFFNHQTFNRNEWQGLDISESTASTDDFSLSEIMSSGSSMIGV; this is encoded by the exons ATGGACGTAAATATGAGCATGTCACCTGGAAATGGTGTGATGTTGCCGCCATTGACGGACGATGATTTAATGCCGTTATATACaagtttacaaaatttagcCGATGGCATCGCACAAATGCGCGTATCACTTTTGGCATTTCAAAACGATCAAATCATcgccaacgatttttttaatgGCTACCAAGGCGGTTTGGAACCACTGGATATTCCCTCAACAGGCACATTATCGTTAACAGAgcgcaaaaatgttttaattatgaATGTGGGTAATCTACTTAGAGAATATGGTGTCATTCAGGACAAGCTGATCGTTGCATTGAAAGTTTGGCAACGAAAACAGGCCTTGGCTGGCAATGGTGCGCCGTTCCCTACCAATTTAGATGGTATACAATTTGTTGTGGAGTCCTTAATGGATCGCATGGCAGACATTACATTATTTATAAGTAATCTGCTGCATTTTGGAGATGACCCAACACTTAATGAGTTCTTGACACATGCACAGACCTTACATAACATACTCATTTTTTCAACATTCATCGTCGAAAAGCAACCACCACAGGTGAAGAAAAAGGGTTCCaa ACTTCAGGCAACTGTGCGCTGGTTGATCGGTGATAAATTGGGCATCAATTTGAGCAACCCAGttgtaaaatgtgaaatacTCTCAG AGGCTCTAGCAAAACGACTTACTATTGAGAATATTCATATGCCACCAGAATGCAATGGCAAAATGACAGGAAATGAGTGCCAAATGGAATTCGATGCCAGTAATAGGAgtttttcagcaaatttttc AAATCTTATAATCCACGACAACAAACGCTCCGAGAAGAAGGGTTCCGAAATTGTTGCAGACGGCAAATACGCTTTGCTCTTTTACACAACCGCGGTATATAAGGGATATGCGATAAAT tgCTGGGCGCTCAGTCTACCCATGGTTGTTGTGGTGCACGATAATCAAGCACCACAGGGTTGGGCCACAATTACCTGGGATAATGCGTTCTCCGAAATCGAACGTGAACCATTCAAAGTGCCAGAGCGAGTACATTATATGAAACTGTTGGAGACATTAAATTTGCGATTCGCCTACTATACAGGTCGTCAATTGACTGCAGAAAATTTGGAAGTTCTTC ACAAAAAACTCGTAGGCGAAGCTGTTCAGCCTAACGAGTATATAAGTTATTCACAATTCTGCAAAGATAAGTTGCCTGACTGTGGCTTTACGTTTTGGGATTGGTTCTATGGCATAATGAAATTGACAAAGCTGTATTTCCAGCAAATATGGAAGGATGGACATATTGTCGGATTTATAAGTAAGTTTAAAACCAAGGAAATATTATCGCAACAAGCCATGGGGACTTTCCTACTTCGCTTCTCGGATAGTCAAAAAG GTGGCATAACTATTGCCTATCGTGACTACTGTGGGAACATAATATATTTGGCGCCGTGGAATTGCGCTAACTTGCAAATACGTTCCTTGGCTGATAGTATACGAGATTTGGATGTTTTAAAGGTCGTATATCCCACCATGATGCCCAGTAATATTGCTTTCTCTAGTTCACCCACAACGCTAAATG TTTCGGCAACATCTAAAGATGGTTATGTAGGCCATGGAATAAAAGTGCAAATTACCACCCCTCCCACTTCTAATGGCCATCAAAC TTCGCCTCAACTTTCTGAAGCTACTGTTGCAGACAATGCCAGCATGCAGAATATGCAGAGTTTCCCAATCGAACAACttg aaaatgatttaaatttcttcAATCATCAAAC TTTCAATCGCAATGAATGGCAGGGCTTGGATATCTCAGAATCAACAGCATCGACAGATGACTTTTCCTTAAGCGAAATTATGTCTTCTGGATCATCAATGATTGGAGTTTGA
- the LOC126753578 gene encoding signal transducer and transcription activator-like, producing MSLWKSIVRSPELEKRMSQYYDVKGLAEIRVQFASWIEEFIMSHHQLPTNQKIFEQLVNAFYDGLKQKLITLDGDNLLKFKIREICAHLARTTPLELYTYFRNGLLREIQALKEGMPQNPYMYNTALVGGHVNGIGGMNAGNPYLSGVGVGVGVGVSHIDDVNMAEDAYALPARIQKLAVDVENMRLAIHNFQGEQDSVYNYFSDFNQTRAMMSAQDIQERENQFKEQYLILSERKKVVVTDLRRVINEYDMIQEQVIMALKMWQRNQALAGNGAPFHDNLDEIQRCIEMLVDMITKIQLYVTNLLAMGEDPILTDLLNHVRSTQKILVLSAFIVERQPPQVMKTHTRFAAAVRWLIGPQLEIYRTNPTIECVILSEAQAQRHAAHNSITDMQTAAPPQSSGEILNNVSSMEFQQATRVFSASFRNMQLKKIKRAEKKGTESVMDEKFSLLFYTTVVFNEFKISCWTLSLPVVVIVHGNQEPQSWATITWDNAFSDITREPFQVPEKVRWQQLSVALDTKFGSATGRNLTEDNLNFLYEKLFRNEAGEHNEFITWAQFCKEPLPDRAFTFWDWFFAIMKLTKDHLLNLWKEGLIVGFINKRKTLEEILPMQQYGTFLLRFSDSELGGITVAFVDDQGNKLMLAPWTSRDLNIRCLADRIHDLNVLRTVFPKNLARDEAFGNFYSHHVAEQTTRDGYVPNTIRAHVPAIEGGSVVGTPQHQPQDISIPKSQSNTLTHL from the exons ATGAGTTTGTGGAAGAGTATCGTACGCTCTCCGGAGCTTGAAAAGCGCATGTCTCAGTACTACGATGTCAAGGGCCTCGCCGAGATACGCGTGCAATTTGCATCGTGGATTGAAGAGTTCATaat GTCCCATCACCAATTGCCAACTAACCAGAAAATCTTCGAACAATTAGTCAACGCATTCTACGACGGACTGAAACAGAAACTCATTACATTGGATGGTGATAATttgttaaagtttaaaattcgTGAAATTTGCGCGCATCTCGCACGAACAACACCCCTTGAACTATACACGTACTTTCGTAACGGTTTACTTCGTGAAATTCAGGCGTTGAAGGAAGGAATGCCACAAAATCCCTACATGTATAATACAGCACTTGTTGGTGGCCATGTGAATGGAATCGGCGGCATGAATGCAGGTAATCCCTATTTGAGCGGTGTCGGCGTCGGCGTTGGCGTTGGCGTTAGCCACATCGACGATGTGAATATGGCCGAAGATGCGTACGCATTGCCGGCGCGCATACAGAAATTAGCCGTCGATGTTGAGAATATGCGTTTGGCCATACATAATTTCCAAGGTGAACAGGATTCGGTATACAATTATTTTAGTGATTTCAACCAAACACGTGCAATGATGTCGGCACAAGATATACAGGAACGTGAAAATCAATTTAAGGAACAGTATCTCATTTTGTCCGAACGCAAGAAGGTTGTTGTCACCGATTTGCGACGCGTTATCAACGAATACGATATGATACAAGAGCAAGTGATAATGGCTTTGAAAATGTGGCAACGCAATCAGGCTTTGGCTGGCAATGGTGCGCCATTCCACGACAATTTAGATGAGATACAACGTTGTATAGAGATGTTGGTGGATATGATTACTAAAATTCAATTATACGTTACTAATCTGCTCGCGATGGGCGAAGATCCGATTCTGACAGATTTGCTAAATCATGTTCGTTCTACACAAAAAATTCTGGTGTTGTCGGCTTTTATAGTGGAACGCCAGCCGCCACAAGTGATGAAAACACATACGAG ATTTGCCGCCGCTGTACGATGGTTGATTGGCCCACAGCTGGAGATATACAGAACTAATCCAACTATAGAATGCGTTATACTCTCAG AGGCCCAAGCTCAACGGCACGCCGCTCATAACAGCATTACGGACATGCAAACCGCCGCTCCGCCGCAATCTTCTggtgaaattttaaacaacgTCAGCTCTATGGAATTCCAACAGGCCACCCGAGTATTCTCAGCCAGTTTTag AAatatgcaattgaaaaaaattaagcggGCCGAAAAAAAAGGCACCGAGAGTGTTATGGACGAGAAGTTCTCTTTACTCTTCTACACAACTGTCGTTTTCAACGAATTCAAGATAAGT TGCTGGACACTTTCTTTGCCAGTTGTTGTGATTGTGCACGGCAATCAGGAGCCACAGTCCTGGGCCACAATCACTTGGGATAATGCATTTTCCGATATTACGCGTGAACCCTTCCAAGTGCCAGAGAAAGTACGCTGGCAGCAATTATCTGTGGCTTTGGATACGAAGTTTGGTTCGGCGACAGGAAGAAATTTAACCGAAGATAACTTGAACTTTCTAT aTGAGAAACTTTTCCGCAACGAAGCTGGCGAGCATAATGAGTTCATAACTTGGGCTCAGTTCTGCAAAGAACCTCTACCAGATCGAGCATTTACCTTCTGGGACTGGTTCTTTGCAATAATGAAATTGACCAAAGATCATTTATTGAATCTGTGGAAAGAGGGTCTTATTGTTGGTTTCATAAACAAGCGCAAGACTTTGGAAGAAATTTTACCTATGCAACAATATGGCACATTTTTACTGCGCTTCTCCGACAGTGAATTGG GTGGTATAACTGTGGCTTTTGTCGACGATCAGGGTAATAAACTTATGCTGGCACCTTGGACGTCACGTGATTTAAATATACGTTGTTTGGCGGACCGCATACACGATTTGAACGTTTTGCGTACTGTCTTTCCAAAGAATCTGGCACGTGATGAGGCGTTTGGAAACTTCTACTCACACCACGTCG CAGAACAAACAACACGTGATGGCTATGTTCCGAATACAATAAGGGCACACGTGCCGGCCATAGAGGGCGGTTCCGTGGTGGGCACTCCTCAGCATCAACCGCAAGATATATCAATACCGAa ATCGCAGAGTAACACCCTAACGCATCTTTGA